AAGCTGCCGGAACTACTCCGAATATAATAGACGATTGCTTAGAAATAATTGCCGCAAAATTCAATTGTTTATATTCATTGATAATTCCATTTGTTTTTGTTGAATTATCAGCATTCCTGTGTTTAATAAAATTAATGTAATCCTCATCTACTTTTATTTTTTTGTATTCAGTGTGAGAATCCAATTCATCTAAAAGTTCTAAAACGTTTTTTTCGTGAGTGTAGATTGATTTAGCATCGTATTTTCTGCTATATTCACCAAATGATGATTTATTCGTATTTGTCGACATAAAATTATCTATCTCGTACAAATTATCGGATAATTTTCCATAATATTTTAATTCTGTATCATATATTTTTTCATTTTCTTCGACGCTTAACTTTGGATTTAATTTTTTGCCACTTCGTTTGTTTTTCAAAAAATACGCAATCAAACTATCCGTGCTGGATTCCATTTCTTTTATTCTATCCAACTCAAAATATGTTGACTTTTGCATTTGTAAAAATATAGTCGCAAAGCACATTATTAACGACAATAATATCACGAAAAAATATGTTTTATTTCTGATTAGTTTTTTATGTAAATATTTTAGCATTGTTTCCTCCTGCGATAACTTTATATATTACAAATATTATACCCAAATTTCAAAAAAAAAAGAAAATCGATGATTTTTGAGCTGAACCCCAAAATCCGGAATACGGATGGAGGGGTTTTTGTATGCCAAAATACACAAAAGAATTTAAAATTAAACTAGTGAAGGAATACTTATCAGGTAATTCGGGTGGTCGAGAAATGGTAGCTAAAAAATATGATATTCCAGATGGAACTTTGAGAAATTGGATAAATAAATATAATTCAGGAGGCTTTGATAACTTATCTAAAAAGTTAAAAAACAATAATTACACTAGTGAATTTAAGCTATCTGTAATACAATATAGGCAAATCAATAATACTTCGCTTAGAGAGACTGCAGAGCATTTCAATCTTGTAAATGTATCTATGGTATACAGATGGGAAAAAGCTTATCAAGAACGTGGTCTATCTGGGCTTGAAGATAACAGAGGAAGGCCTAGAAAAAATATGACTAAATCAAATAAAAAGTCTAAACTAAACACTCCAATAAACGAAAGTGAAAGGGAAGAATTAATAAGACTAAGAGAAGAAAATAGACTTCTCAAAATGAAGA
This Finegoldia magna ATCC 53516 DNA region includes the following protein-coding sequences:
- a CDS encoding helix-turn-helix domain-containing protein, whose protein sequence is MPKYTKEFKIKLVKEYLSGNSGGREMVAKKYDIPDGTLRNWINKYNSGGFDNLSKKLKNNNYTSEFKLSVIQYRQINNTSLRETAEHFNLVNVSMVYRWEKAYQERGLSGLEDNRGRPRKNMTKSNKKSKLNTPINESEREELIRLREENRLLKMKIIYEKKLQALLLEEEAEARKRQR